In Oryza sativa Japonica Group chromosome 1, ASM3414082v1, the genomic stretch CTACCTTAAAATCAAAGTCGTCCTACTTGTCTTCTCACCCATTAATTCCCACATATAAAATAACCGTGAGAAAATCCATTCATATAGACCGATAGAAAAAACGCTCCAAAAAGAGGGATACAAACAAACTGAGAGAAAAAtcgttaagaaaaaaaacacctaaAACACcgtacaaaaagaaaaaagataaaaaaaaccgTTCCGGAAAACCACAAGAAAACCCGCTCCAGAAAACcaagataaaaaaattaagagaATAGACGTTTCATAAAAGCTAGAGAAAATATGGGAGAAAAAATAGTGAACATTTGAACCACGTTCACTAGAAAAACCAAGAAATTTGAACCAAGTTCATCAGATTCTGTCTAATTGCAACACACGGACATTACTAATGATGTGTAAAAGCGGTTAATTAACCAATTTGTGGCTTACAGTAATGAAATGGTAGAACACTCTATCTTCCTGAGAAAATATCAGTTGATCGTCATGTATTCACGGTGAACCATGATCACCATGGAAGAGCGATCCGAACGAAAAGGGAAGAGGTCCATGTATGCAACTCAAATATCTACTTATGCTTCTTTTTGTGCATACAAATTGGctatttgcatatttgcatgcaAATGGGAAAAGAAAAACTTTTTATGAAATACATATCATTttaagctacttcctccgtacatcaatatgaatgtgggaaatgctagaatgacttacattgtgaaacggagggagtagaattttCTATATATTTCTATAAATCTGTTACGACGTCCGAGCTTCTTACTAGTATAATTTATATATGGCCAAATGGTACCCTCTATTTACTTGCAACTTGCAAGCCATTGTGATGTGTTTCACTATTTCTATGTCGGGGTTGTGCAGAGGGCAGTCGGGTTCGTACTTCATATTACTGTCATGGCGGGTGGAACGCAGTAGACAACTGTACGGATTCCTTCCCTTGTTTGCCTTGATACTATGGCCTTTTGTCCTGTCATCAGTGTTGCAAATGCTGATGATAGAAGAAGAAGGGCCACAACCTACAGGTAGTGTACGTGCTAGTAATGCAGAGTGACCTGATTTCAGTTGTTTGACCCAGAACATGAATGCGATGAATTCTCTTGCTGAGCGGCTGAGCAGGCATCAGTTGTTCGGTAATCAGTACTGTTAAGTTAGTACGGTACATTTGCACCTAGCTCCTGCTCAGCTCGTGATGGGCTGCTGGTTGTTTCTGTCAGTTCAAACAGCACAGGcgactactccctccttccaaaaaaaaacaaaccttgatttccgtgtccaactttaactgtccgtcttatatgaaatttttttataatacgtatttttattgttgttaaatgataaaacatgattaatattttatgcgtgacttgtctttttaattttttttataattttttcaaataagacggacggtcaaacgttgggcacgaaaatcagggtttgtattttttttttgggacggagggagtatgtagtaCATGAAACATCGGAAAATACTAGTACTCCTATAGAAAGTGCGACTGGTCACCGAATATCAATTCCTAAGGATGGTTTCATAAAAAACCTGTGAAATTTACATAAAGTTTACCGAAAACTCACATTTAGTTTGAAGTTAACCGGTTTATTGTGTGGTTTCTAAATGCAGACCGGCCGGCTCCAATCATGCAAGATACTAGAGGATTTATTTTCGCATTTTTGAACCCTAAACAGAGATTCCTTAATTAGGCTCTATGCTGCCGCAGGTTGCAGTATAAGAGTATTAGcttcaaatcatttatagtcaacttaataattaattacaattattatttataaatatatactatactattaatatctggtcccacataTCATATACACACtgtgttttggagtccgtgatatagctggctacaaatctatagcccgctgcttatctctctcttcttttatctcatcGATATGTGTTATAGCTGttttatagtctgctattgtatctgctctaagAGACTCGTCTTATTCCCTTCATTCTAAAAGCAAAGAAATTAATTTCTGCATCAAAGATTGAAGATTGGAAACAGGGGGCAAGTAGCAACCACCCCTTTCCAAGAAACAGATGATCACATCTTCATAtcctaaacattttttttatctatgtaCAGGCTTTAATTTATATATTGGTGGAGAAAatataaatgaccaaaataccttATAATTGTGGATGGGGGAGTATTAGGTTGTGCTTTCGATTGTATGTTTGAAACATTGAATATTTAGAATTTGGTTTTAAGGGTTTTCTCTCTGTCACTTCCATTGGCCAGCTCTATTTCCATGGTTCCTAATAagataaataaacaaaattacctataattatttttaaaattaaactcTAAAATTTAAGAACAGTTTGGATTACAATCCAAACCACAACAACGTAAAGCCTCACCTTAAAAGTTATTTCTGGGCTCCAGTGTACTAGCAACCATCATCTTAAGAGAGCTCATTTAATTGTAATAAAACTAAACTGTCCACAGAGCACTTACATGCATGCAACTTTTGCTGGAAGCTTATATATAAACAGATTAACACATACTGAAATTTACGTACAAGGCTATTGCTAGAGGCAAACCACAGTGATAATCACTACTTGCGAATTAATATACACAAACGTACATAGAAGTCAGATGACTGCTACTACTAGTTCTCAAATCTGCAGAGCCTGTCGTCGGCGAGCCGGCCCTTGCAGCCGCTGCCCTTGTACTCCTTCCAGGTGAACTCCCTGTACCGGCTCCGGCCGCCGTCCCCTAATAACGCCGGCAGCGGCGCCAGCCTCTCGCCGGGCGGCGGGCCGCCGAAGAAGACCATGGACACCCTCGACTTCTCGCTGTTCACCACCACCCTGTGCTTCACGCTCCTGAACCTCCCGTTCGTTAGCACCTGGGTGGGTTGCAAAGCGCAAACACACGAGCAGCACAAAGAAATTTAACCTCAGGGATACAGAGAAATGTAAATAATTAAGTCAATAATTAATCGATGTGATGTGCAACAATTTGCATGGCCTTTTCTTGAGAGTTGGCAAATTGCAGTGACCGATCGATCTCATCACCGTTCATGGACccattagtagtagtagtaggcaCGTACGTACTAGCATGCAAGTGTACGTGTTTTCACGTGCAGGCTGGGCCCTATATATGCATGGCATGCAGATGATTGTGCTAGTTAACCATACAAGTAACCGTGCGTTGATGGCGCTTGCTTGACGCATAGTACACCGTGCAGTCGATCGTGCACTGATCACCCTGATTTGCTCGACTGGATTGGAGATCGATGGAACGGTCGATTCGACATCGACAGGGGCACGTACGCGAAACAGCAGAAGTGACCAAACTTTTTGACCTTTAATTTTGTGTGTGCACGCAAGCAACGGAAGTATAGTACGTGTACTACGTACCTGGAGGGTGTCGCCGACGTTGACGAAAAAggagtcgccgtcgccgtcgtgcggcACGGACGCCCAGGCGCCGTCACGGAGGGAGATCTCCAGCCCGGGGGCGCCGTTGGAGCGGAGCACGGAGATGATCTGCGGGTCGGTGTGCTCGCCGAACCCCGTCAGGttcggcccgccgccgccgcccagctgATCGGGGCGCGGCGGGTAGTGGTTCACCCTGAGGATGGAGTCGCTGTCCTCGCGCGCCACCAGCCGCGCCAGCGCGTCCGCCGGCCCGACGCCGAGCCCCTCCGCCATCAGCTCCAGCACGCCGCACGCCacccgccgcaccgccgcgctGTACTCGCGTAGAAGCTCCCTGCACCGCGAGCAAAATAAACAAACCAGACTAAACCACCGATCGCGGTTCACGCAGAACGCAACTGAAGAAGAAACCAACAAAGAGATCAAGCCAAAATCGCGCAACGAATTCGATCGGCGGCTTGGATCGTGATGATGTAAAAGGTTTGTGGATAGAGACGGGCAGATCCGCAGGTCAGGGgagatgcatcatgcatgatcCGGCGGTGGTGTTGGTCGATCACCACCATGCATGCGACCGATGTGGCGAGCTGCGCCACGTACGGCGATGCGACCGTGCGCGCACGTGAATCAAAACGGCAGCGTCAGAcggagccgccggcgccggtctCCGTACGTCGGCCCCGAGATATTGTGAAGCGACACGCGGCCACGATGGGCGATCTTATCCACACGATTTTCTCACTATTAATTTACCAGATGGGCAACACTACAATAAATGAACGCTTATTTATGAATGTATCAAAAGCCCCTCTAGAAGAATTAACTTAAGATTGGAGGTGATACATCCACGACGAATCTAAATAtaaatatgtctagatttatagtattaaaatGTATTATATTCGGTTCTAGATTTACTTTATATGGAACGGAAAGAGTAATGCTGAAAGTCTGAAAACATATGCGTGACTCGAATTAATTAATGGAGAACGATACCCACGTCATGAATTTGAATCCCGAATCTTTTCTCAATCACACAACACTACACTATTACACTCTAAGACTTAAAAAGATAAAAACCAATGATAAATTAAGTATATGCGTACGTGTGTATTTTTTGGTAATATAATTTAGGGGTGTTTGGAAAATAGGAAGTCCCTTTCACAAAAGCATAagtctctcccaaacaccctctTAGACCACTGGTAATGAGTGAAGTCATGCGCACATGGGTGACATGGCTCCACCACACACCACACTTAATGAGCTTTTTAGAATGTTGCTGACGTTCCTGTGAACTTCAACTCAAGTAAAATGTTCCACGTGCCAAATGGAAATACACGGGGAAAAGAAGAACAGCAAGTCCTAAGGTATCCAATGCTGGTGCATGCGAACATCAGAAAGATTCCTGGACAAAACTATCGCTTGCTTATACTACTACACAGCAAAATGGAATGGAACTAATAATAGCATGATTCCGTTTTGCTGCTCGCGCGCGCGTATAACGACTTCAGATCAGTCCCTACACTACACCCCAATAAACCCTGTGTTGCACACATCATGTGTCCGTACTGTCGAAACAAGTACTCCACTTGTCCGAGCTCAGCTCACTAGGATCGGACCCTCCATCTACTGTTTGACACGAACGTTCCAATGGACCAATTATTAAAGTTTGTTAAAGGAAAATAAAGTGATGCGAAGAAAATGATGATTCAACGATGACTGGACTTAATAATGCCCAAAGGAACGGAGGAGAGACGTGACATGCGTGCAGCAACGGTGCATGTATCTGTCTGCGCAGGCAGCGGCACGGAAGCAACAGTAACCCGCCGGTGCAACGCGCAACGCAGACGTAGATGTCACCGCTTTGTCCAGCCGCCTGGTGCCTTCGCTCGCTTCCTTCCCGGAACGGTCAAAATCCGACGCACCCCGCACGTGGTGGCGTGCCAAAATACGATTCACCGTTTAGATTTATTACAGtggcatactcatatttatgactaattaattttttatgataAACGATGTATTTATCGATAATAAAACGTTTATAATTATACTTCATCAAATCTTAAAAGATATAATCTAGAACACCGCGAGATAGTAGCAGTagggcgctgctgctgctgcgtttGGAAAGATCGGTATTTACCGTAAGGGGCAAGGAGGCGTGGGCGACGTCGCGGCGCACGGcaatgccgcggcggcggcggcgggggcgaggcAGAGTAGCAGGTACTCGATCCAGCCGAGGTCGCCGGCGCTGCCGATCCGCTTGCTGGCGTACCCGAGCGGCGCCCCTGCGGCGGCCTCCTTGTCGGGCTGCGGCAGCGCGAAGaaccgcgccgcggcggcctccgCGGCGCGCACCAGCCCCGGCGGCACGCCGTGGCCCGTCACCCGGAAGAACCCCTGCTCCTCGCACGCCGCCACCAGcgcgcgcgcctccgccgcgcgggCGGGACCCGTGGCGGACAGGTCGATCGCGCGCACGTCGGCTGGCGGCGGGTGCGCCGCCGGCAGGGCTATCTGCTCGAGCTCGCCCTTGGCAAGCACCACCATGGCCGGCTGTTTTGGACAGAGGAAAAGCAGAGCAAAGCTTGGTGTGTTCGTTCGTTCGCGCGCGCTACACGCTACGCAGCCAAAGCAAGGATGGTTGAGTTTGATACGATCATACGAGGCGAGAGCTCTCTATTTATATaggcgcggccgcgcgggggAGGGCGAGACCGCGAGAGCGAGCTAGCGGCGAGGTGGCAATGTGGCATCGTACACGCGCTGCGCGTGGCCGTGGCGCCGTGCTAGTAATGCGCCGATTTGGGCCGTTCGATCGAGCGTAAATGGATGGAGAGAGGCTTGGTCGGTAATGTACACGGTTTGCTAGTGGTTGCTGTTTGCGCGTTGGCGCTGTAGGCAAGTGTCTGCCCAGGTTAATCTCAGCCGTTGGAGGTCCGAGCGGGAGGTCGGAGAAGCTAGGCAGTCATTGAGAAATGAGAAGGTCGTACTGTCGTAGCCGGCTGCAGGCTGGACGCACCTCGGCAAAGTTTGCTGGAACATAGTTAAGAGGAATTTTACAGTTTTTAAAAGATACCTAAATTTAATGTCAATTTTAGTACCTTCTACTAATACGGAAGGTATGATATGATATTTTTGATACCTTCTTAAAAATTTGTAAAATCACTCCATTGTTAAATGtctaaatttactaaaataccgtactccatccgttccaaaatatatcaACTTTTGGTTAGATAGGACATCATAGTACTACGAGTCTGAACATGTCTCTTATCCAGATTTATATTATTAGGATATATCTCATCCAACCAAAAATTACAATATTTTGGGGTATAGGGAATAAAACTTATATTCAGCCAGAGGACAAACGTGTTCATGTACTTGACCATACTTTATCATTATAATAATGGTTATATTTAAGAGagataataaataaattatcttcCGCACGATGCTTCTTCCCTAGCTAATCAAGCACCTCTATACGAAGCATCATGAGAACTGGCACCGGCACTAATGCCACTTGCTCAAAGTGGCTAAGGGTGGTGCCCTAGGCCCTAATAAGCACAGAACGGCAGCACTTTATCATTGATCCTGTCGTGGTGTTCGTTTGTTTTAAACAGAAGGCTAAGCTGGTGTTATATTAATATTAAGCAGAAAAGAAAGTATTTACAATGTCAACAAGGAAGGTGAAAGAAACAAGGTAAAGGAAAACACAAAAAAAGCATACTAAAGAAACCTAAGCGGATATTCTCGCAATGTTTTTTCCCCACGcatgctctatatatatcttGATTTCGTCTTGTATTTTGGCGAGTAGTTGTGATAAGGTAATATTAAGGAACAATGAGAGACTTAGCACagattattaaaaagaaaaagaatggtGAGAAAACCTGTGTTGAGGAGGATTTGAATGAGAATGAGAATGCCGGCCGAGCTATATATGCACCGTTCTGTCCATAATGAGAATGCCAGTGAACCTACTAGGGCAattagttttcaaatttttttttcctaaaaacatcacatcgaatttttggacatatacatggagtattaaatatagataattgaaaaaactaattgcatagtttgcatgaaaatggcgagacaaatcttttaagcataattagtccataattagctataagtgctacagtaacctacataTGCTAATAAGTTGTCAATCTATTTTCTGAAATGTTACAATACACAAGCCTATTATTAGTAGGATGAAAAAGAATACGTGAATCTCGTTGTGTGAGCTAGGGGCACTAGGGCATGTTCGATGATAGAGACGAGTATGGTCTCTTAaataatacaagattatttagaGATCATGTCTTTACAATTGTTGAGACGACAAAAACTCTAATCACTAACTCAAAAAATATTCCTTATGTTAatattatttcctttttttatccTCATGCAACCATATTTCTATATTATAGTGATTAATAGTCGTTGTTCAGCCGTTGTTATGCATAATAATGATTTtttatctcttctctttctctttcttccatgtcaaTAAGTTTTCCTAATTAGCAACGCTAAGAGACCATTATTGGCATCCATTGTACATGTCCTTAGCGTCATTTGTATATTTTCTCCCCcaacaaaactaaaacaataGTTTAACTGACAATGTATTAGAAATGgaagtatttttttatgttCTAAGCTAAATATTACTTTTATGGTTGTTTAGACTAACAGATTATGCTGGTTGCTTAGCAACAATATGCCTTTATAATGCCAAGGCTGATTTTGTTTTCTGCATAATTTCTGTGCAAGTGTGCATACAAGAGAGCTCACTGATAGTTTCAGTTTAAATTTCAaaggactttttttttgttgaagaaTCCTAAATGGCAAACTTTTTGTACAGAATTTTACTTCGTCTTGATTTCCTAAAGTTCCCTCGCAATTTCAGCACGTACTTAAAATTCTCTTGCAAAGTCATCTTTCAAGTTATTAgaat encodes the following:
- the LOC4325537 gene encoding gibberellin 2-beta-dioxygenase 3-like, whose translation is MVVLAKGELEQIALPAAHPPPADVRAIDLSATGPARAAEARALVAACEEQGFFRVTGHGVPPGLVRAAEAAAARFFALPQPDKEAAAGAPLGYASKRIGSAGDLGWIEYLLLCLAPAAAAAALPCAATSPTPPCPLRELLREYSAAVRRVACGVLELMAEGLGVGPADALARLVAREDSDSILRVNHYPPRPDQLGGGGGPNLTGFGEHTDPQIISVLRSNGAPGLEISLRDGAWASVPHDGDGDSFFVNVGDTLQVLTNGRFRSVKHRVVVNSEKSRVSMVFFGGPPPGERLAPLPALLGDGGRSRYREFTWKEYKGSGCKGRLADDRLCRFEN